AGAATACTAACTAAACACCTCCCACCTTTATGGGAACAGTTAGGGGAGGAATACAGATATGAACTCGATCTGGCCATCGCTAGGTTCATCGGGCTAGAGAACCCGGAAAGAGTTGTTGAAAATCTATACCAATTACTCAGTAATCGATTATACAAAATTCAATAGTGCCCTCTAATTCAATATATTCTGCAAATCTTAGTGGCGAAAACTTGAACTGTAATTGATTTCCAGGGTGGTTCCAATCTGTTTTTGGGATAGTAATGTGCTTACCATCACCACCCTTTCTCTGAATCGTAATGAACTTACCGAGCCTTATGATGCCTTTTTTAGTAAAAGAAATATCTGCTGCATCTTCATTTAAGAATCTAATTACATCATCCATGCGAAATATGTAGATTCTTCTCTTTCTCTTGTCATTTATAATAAACAACTTCAGTTTTTCTTCTCCTCTTCTGAAAATGTCCTCTATCACTTTAGGGAGATTACTAGCAAAGAAATCCTTTATTCTATCTCTATCTTTTTCTAATATAAATATAGCCCTAGAATTCTCGGAAACCCTTAATATAGACTCCTTCATTATTATAAACACATCTTCAGGCATTTCCACAAGATCTCTCCATACTTCAAGTCGTCTTCTATCTAACTGATGAAAACTAGTCTTTTCACTCGACTTTAAACTTATACCGATCTCTTCTTGTTCGTTTATTTGTAAGAGGATGTCGGCTTTGGTGAGATCCTTACGCGCTCTTAGTTTTCCCGAGATAGTGAAGCCGAGTCTAATGAGGCACTCCTTCAAAGCATCATGAAATTCCTCATCATTATTTATTCTGTTAATGATATCTTGTTCACTATCTAAGCCTATTCTGGCCTCTTTTTCACCCTTCCTTAAATGTTCGTGATTTGGCATTATGACACATCTCCACTAAATGATGGTACAGTTATACTTAAAAACTTTTCAATAGCCTTCCGGATATCAAAAAATTCACTCAACGCATTAAAAGTAGGAAAATAGGACCTTATATCAACTCATCGAGGAGCTTCCTCTCTAAATCCTCCTCTACCTCCATCTCTATCACGTCGAAGAACTGCAAGAAATCTGGCTTCCTCTTACGCAGTATTTTTACCCTACTCTCGAGCTCTATGAAGATCGCCTCATCACTCACTTCTCCCCAACCTCTTGGGCAGCGCTAGCCTCTTCGGATTCCACTATTAGTTAGTAGTATTAAAATCTTCACTACTTTCTCGGCTAGCTATCACGAGAGAACCTCCAAGTGTATCTATCGCGATAAGAGCGGTCTTAGGATAGCGATGCCATGAAAGCTTCACTTTACTTTGAAGACATGAACCTCAGCCCAAAAATTTTTATCATGTAAGGCCTCCTGCCTGATTGTGGAGGCCCTCACGATATCCGTGCTCGAAGAGGCCATGAAGCTTTTCTCAGAGAAGATAGCTAGGAAACTTGCTGAGGGTAAGAGGATCACTGATACTGAGGTGATAATACTCCTCCTAGATCAGATGAACAAAAGGATGGATATCATGAATGAATCGCTGAACAAGAGGATAGATGATACTAACAGGAGGATAGATGATACCAATAAAAGGATAGATGAGCTCAGGGAATCGATGAATGAGAGGATAGCTGAGATCCACAAGAGGATCGATGATACGAATGAGAGGATAAATGGACTCAGGGATGATATGAATAGGAGGATAGATGAGCTCAGGGGAGAAGTGAACAGAAAGGTAGATGAACTGAGGGGAGATATGAATAGGAGGATAGATGAGCTGAGGGAGGACCTGAGGCTCCTCCATCAGGAGGTATCATCGATAAAATCGGACGTGATAAACTTATTGAAGGAGAAGATCGGGAGGAGTTAAGGTCACAGTTAGAGGTTCTT
The sequence above is drawn from the Candidatus Korarchaeum cryptofilum OPF8 genome and encodes:
- a CDS encoding CorA family divalent cation transporter gives rise to the protein MEALTISVLEEAMKLFSEKIARKLAEGKRITDTEVIILLLDQMNKRMDIMNESLNKRIDDTNRRIDDTNKRIDELRESMNERIAEIHKRIDDTNERINGLRDDMNRRIDELRGEVNRKVDELRGDMNRRIDELREDLRLLHQEVSSIKSDVINLLKEKIGRS